The following coding sequences are from one Kosakonia sp. H02 window:
- the tssL gene encoding type VI secretion system protein TssL, short form gives MKHPEISQAEQIFYPGWLMVSQLRCGQEVQDGQALYRRARKLVMQAREQLAEAGFSQAGSDTMLYAFCALLDESVLNRGKKDDGWRTWQKDPLQAHFFATLNAGEELWERIRDQLKSPAPDTAVLMCLYRTVQLGFTGQYRTQDDERREDVVRALGERVPPFVLSQDAPVVVRTSSRHTGRLLYWLSWGTGIVVLTVLWFVLSSSLAGQVARITGLR, from the coding sequence ATGAAACACCCTGAAATAAGCCAGGCAGAACAGATTTTTTACCCCGGCTGGCTGATGGTAAGCCAGTTGCGCTGTGGTCAGGAGGTACAGGATGGACAGGCCTTGTACCGCCGGGCACGCAAGCTGGTCATGCAAGCCCGTGAACAACTGGCTGAAGCGGGCTTCAGCCAGGCGGGTAGCGACACCATGCTGTATGCCTTCTGCGCCCTGCTGGACGAAAGTGTCCTGAACCGCGGGAAAAAGGATGATGGCTGGCGAACCTGGCAGAAAGATCCATTGCAGGCGCATTTTTTCGCCACGCTCAACGCTGGCGAAGAACTCTGGGAACGTATTCGCGACCAACTGAAATCTCCGGCACCGGATACAGCGGTTCTGATGTGCCTGTACCGCACTGTTCAGCTCGGATTCACCGGCCAGTACCGTACGCAGGATGATGAGCGTCGTGAAGATGTGGTGCGTGCTCTCGGCGAAAGGGTGCCACCCTTTGTGCTCAGCCAGGATGCACCTGTTGTGGTTCGCACTTCCAGTCGACACACCGGGCGTCTGTTGTACTGGTTGTCATGGGGCACGGGGATTGTCGTGCTGACAGTACTCTGGTTTGTGCTCTCGTCCTCGCTGGCAGGCCAGGTTGCACGGATTACAGGGCTGAGATGA
- the tssK gene encoding type VI secretion system baseplate subunit TssK encodes MKIFRPLWEDGAFLAPQQFQQQAIWDTHITDIVARMGLAHPWGVIAAEFDDGLLALSRLNATRLIVRFPDGTLIDTDLSDNLPPVCDLSPVSDRASVDIVLALPLLSANGGNLDDGSDSERPRRWKAERVTVQELAGHERSELAVLRHTLTLRLAHQENAAYLTCPVTRLIRDAQGQWRRDSTFIPPLLALSACPELVSGLADLQHRLQARRLRLMAMRRESNARLADFAVADVSLFWLLNALNSAEPVLAELFDVPERHPELVYRELARLAGSLLTFSLEHDTRDIPPYRHDMPEQVFPPLLSLLDKLLEASLPSRVVSIELKQDGVMWKGALHDARLREGADFWLSVRSSMPAHELQTKFPQLCKAGSPDDVSEVINVALSGMVIRPVAHVPAAIPLRLENQYFALDLSSSAARAMLDAGSCTFYTPASLGDVKLELFAVLRT; translated from the coding sequence ATGAAAATCTTTCGCCCGTTATGGGAAGACGGGGCCTTTCTGGCCCCGCAACAGTTTCAGCAACAGGCTATATGGGATACCCATATCACGGATATCGTTGCTCGTATGGGGCTGGCTCATCCGTGGGGGGTGATAGCCGCTGAATTTGACGATGGTCTGCTGGCACTCTCTCGTCTCAACGCGACCCGTCTGATTGTTCGCTTTCCTGACGGCACGCTCATTGATACCGATCTGTCTGACAATTTGCCCCCGGTCTGTGATTTATCGCCTGTTTCTGACAGGGCCTCCGTGGACATTGTGCTGGCCCTGCCGCTGCTCAGTGCGAATGGCGGCAATCTCGATGACGGCAGTGACAGTGAGCGGCCTCGTCGCTGGAAAGCCGAGCGGGTCACCGTACAGGAGTTGGCGGGACATGAGCGTAGCGAACTGGCCGTACTGCGCCACACCCTGACGTTGCGGCTGGCGCACCAGGAGAACGCCGCGTACCTGACTTGCCCGGTCACCCGACTGATCCGTGATGCACAGGGGCAGTGGCGGCGTGACAGCACCTTTATCCCGCCTTTACTCGCCCTGTCAGCCTGCCCGGAATTGGTGTCCGGCCTGGCTGATTTGCAGCATCGCCTACAGGCCCGGCGGCTGCGGCTGATGGCTATGCGCCGTGAAAGCAATGCGCGGCTTGCGGATTTCGCCGTCGCCGATGTGTCGTTGTTCTGGCTGCTTAATGCCCTGAACAGTGCAGAGCCGGTGCTGGCCGAGTTGTTTGACGTACCGGAACGCCATCCGGAACTGGTTTATCGCGAACTCGCAAGGCTTGCCGGTAGCCTGCTGACCTTCTCGCTCGAACACGATACGCGTGACATTCCGCCGTACCGTCACGATATGCCGGAACAGGTCTTTCCGCCGCTGCTCTCCCTATTGGACAAACTGCTGGAAGCCAGCTTGCCGTCCAGAGTGGTCTCTATTGAACTGAAACAGGATGGCGTGATGTGGAAAGGCGCGCTGCACGATGCCCGCCTGCGGGAAGGGGCCGATTTCTGGCTCTCGGTGCGCTCCTCCATGCCGGCACATGAGCTACAGACGAAGTTTCCGCAACTGTGCAAGGCCGGGAGCCCGGATGACGTCTCAGAGGTGATCAACGTGGCACTAAGCGGCATGGTTATCCGGCCGGTTGCCCATGTCCCGGCGGCTATTCCGCTGCGCCTGGAAAACCAGTATTTCGCGCTGGATTTAAGCAGCAGTGCTGCCCGGGCCATGCTGGATGCGGGCAGTTGCACCTTCTACACGCCAGCCTCGCTGGGTGATGTGAAACTGGAACTCTTTGCGGTACTGCGCACATGA
- the tssC gene encoding type VI secretion system contractile sheath large subunit produces the protein MFMSVQNEKSSGGESVTLERPATEGVYASLFEKINLNPVAGLSALDIWQDAQAMSDATADERLTAGMQVFLECLSKSGAKIEKLDRNLIDHHIAELDFQISRQLDAVMHHEEFQSVESLWQGVKSLIDKTDFRQNVKIELLDMSKNDLRQDFEDVPEVIQSGLYKHTYIDEYDTPGGEPVAALISAYEFDASAQDVALLRNISKVSAAAHMPFIGSAGPKFFLKESMEDVAAIKDIGNYFDRAEYIKWKSFRETDDSRYIGLVMPRVLGRLPYGPDTVPVRSFNYVEEVKGPDHDKYLWTNASFAFAANMVRSFINNGWCVQIRGPQAGGAVQDLPIHLYDLGTGNQVKIPSEVMIPETREFEFANLGFIPLSYYKNRDYACFFSANSTQKPALYDTADATANSRINARLPYIFLLSRIAHYLKLIQRENIGTTKDRRVLELELNTWIRGLVTEMTDPGDELQASHPLRDAKVLVEDIDDNPGFFRVKLYAIPHFQVEGMDVNLSLVSQMPKAKA, from the coding sequence ATGTTCATGTCTGTACAAAATGAAAAGAGTTCTGGTGGCGAAAGCGTGACGCTGGAACGTCCGGCTACAGAGGGTGTGTACGCCTCTCTGTTTGAGAAAATCAACCTGAATCCTGTGGCCGGGCTGAGCGCACTGGATATCTGGCAGGATGCGCAGGCGATGTCTGATGCGACTGCCGACGAACGACTGACTGCCGGCATGCAGGTATTTCTGGAGTGCCTGTCGAAATCAGGCGCGAAAATCGAAAAACTGGACAGAAACCTGATAGACCATCATATCGCCGAGCTGGACTTCCAGATCAGCCGTCAGCTGGATGCAGTGATGCATCATGAAGAATTTCAGTCCGTTGAATCTCTGTGGCAGGGTGTTAAGTCGCTGATCGATAAAACTGATTTTCGCCAGAACGTGAAAATCGAACTGCTGGATATGTCCAAAAATGACCTGCGTCAGGACTTTGAAGACGTACCGGAGGTCATCCAGAGTGGTCTGTATAAACACACATACATTGATGAATACGATACCCCGGGTGGAGAGCCTGTTGCCGCTCTGATTTCTGCTTATGAATTTGATGCATCCGCTCAGGATGTGGCGCTGCTGCGCAATATTTCAAAAGTCTCTGCTGCCGCTCATATGCCGTTTATCGGCTCCGCAGGCCCCAAATTCTTCCTCAAGGAGTCGATGGAAGACGTCGCCGCGATTAAAGATATTGGCAACTACTTTGACCGGGCGGAATACATCAAGTGGAAATCCTTTCGTGAGACAGATGACAGCCGCTATATCGGGCTAGTCATGCCGCGCGTGCTGGGACGTCTTCCGTATGGCCCCGATACTGTGCCGGTACGCAGTTTCAACTACGTTGAAGAGGTTAAAGGCCCTGACCATGATAAGTACCTGTGGACCAATGCCTCTTTCGCCTTTGCGGCGAATATGGTGCGCAGTTTTATCAACAATGGCTGGTGCGTGCAGATCCGCGGGCCGCAGGCCGGTGGTGCGGTGCAGGATCTGCCTATTCATCTGTATGACCTGGGCACCGGTAATCAGGTGAAGATCCCTTCAGAAGTGATGATCCCGGAAACCCGCGAATTTGAATTTGCTAATCTCGGTTTCATCCCGTTGTCCTACTATAAAAACCGCGATTATGCCTGCTTCTTCTCGGCAAACTCGACACAGAAACCAGCCCTGTACGACACCGCAGATGCAACGGCCAACAGCCGTATCAACGCCCGTCTGCCGTACATCTTCCTGTTGTCGCGTATCGCACACTACCTGAAGTTGATTCAGCGTGAAAATATCGGTACCACCAAAGATCGCCGCGTGCTGGAGCTGGAGCTGAACACCTGGATCCGCGGCCTGGTTACGGAAATGACCGATCCGGGCGACGAATTGCAGGCATCTCACCCGCTGCGCGATGCAAAAGTGCTGGTGGAAGATATCGACGACAATCCGGGCTTCTTCCGGGTCAAGCTTTACGCTATCCCGCATTTCCAGGTGGAAGGCATGGACGTAAACCTGTCTCTCGTTTCTCAGATGCCCAAAGCAAAAGCGTAA
- the tssB gene encoding type VI secretion system contractile sheath small subunit: MADSFQSEVPKARINLKLDLHTGGASKKTELPLKLLIAGDFSNGQETAPLSEREKTSINKNNFDSVLSEYSPKVNLTVKNTLADDGSENAVSLTFKNMKDFSPEQVARQIPQLKAMLAMRNLLRDLKANLLDNQTFRKELEKILLDPALSAELRIELSALASAQPAMTPEQP, from the coding sequence ATGGCCGACAGTTTCCAGAGCGAAGTGCCCAAGGCACGTATTAATCTAAAGCTTGACTTGCATACGGGCGGGGCGAGTAAGAAAACGGAATTACCACTGAAACTATTAATAGCGGGTGATTTCAGTAATGGGCAGGAAACAGCACCGTTATCTGAACGTGAAAAAACAAGCATTAACAAAAATAACTTCGACAGCGTTCTTTCCGAATATTCCCCAAAAGTTAACCTCACCGTTAAAAATACGCTTGCCGATGATGGTAGCGAAAATGCTGTCAGCCTGACATTTAAGAACATGAAGGACTTTTCGCCGGAGCAGGTAGCCCGGCAGATCCCCCAACTGAAAGCCATGCTCGCTATGCGCAATCTGCTCCGTGATCTGAAGGCCAATCTGCTGGATAACCAGACGTTCCGTAAAGAGCTGGAAAAAATCCTGCTCGACCCGGCGCTGAGTGCGGAACTGCGCATCGAACTGTCTGCGCTGGCATCAGCACAACCTGCCATGACACCGGAACAGCCGTAA
- a CDS encoding DUF2931 family protein has protein sequence MLRFCWDSVIDKKSYETLVIFRQGTREQMVTLYTDSYRPDEKYYRDTMIIGLAPGGRVSVWLDNLGDPVVPQTDAEITTVSGEQMRMCRGVTNSDFTYGYDQDIRNFIKDKTYTCLILGGCTAGQSPSAGGTTAWGYKKLPYAEWKFLFIYPRALPALATRALMVDAEGYKTTYQYIDNTEPSMVSVGRWNDHLGGVQAYYNKGRALPVMLRFCWDSVIDKKSYETLVIFRQGTREQMVTPFTDNRWNETYYRSTMIIGLAPGGKVSIWLGDRGNAVVPQTDAEITTVSGEQMRMCRGVTKYPDGYVYYGDTPDFIKDKTYPYGSW, from the coding sequence ATGTTGCGGTTCTGCTGGGACTCGGTCATTGATAAAAAGAGCTACGAAACGCTGGTGATCTTCAGGCAGGGCACCCGGGAGCAGATGGTGACACTGTATACGGACAGTTACCGTCCGGATGAGAAATATTACCGCGATACGATGATTATCGGGCTGGCTCCCGGCGGTAGGGTCAGTGTCTGGCTGGATAATCTTGGCGACCCGGTGGTGCCCCAGACGGATGCAGAGATAACCACCGTGTCCGGGGAGCAGATGAGGATGTGCCGGGGGGTGACCAACAGTGATTTTACATACGGGTACGATCAGGACATCAGGAATTTTATCAAAGATAAAACTTATACCTGCCTGATCCTGGGCGGCTGTACCGCTGGGCAGTCCCCGTCAGCCGGCGGCACGACGGCGTGGGGCTATAAAAAACTGCCCTACGCCGAATGGAAGTTCCTGTTTATCTATCCCCGGGCGCTGCCGGCGCTGGCCACCCGGGCGCTGATGGTGGACGCGGAGGGATACAAAACCACCTATCAGTACATTGATAACACCGAGCCGAGCATGGTCAGCGTGGGACGCTGGAATGACCATCTGGGAGGCGTGCAGGCTTATTACAACAAGGGCAGGGCGCTGCCGGTGATGCTGCGGTTCTGCTGGGACTCGGTCATTGATAAAAAGAGTTATGAAACGCTGGTGATCTTCAGGCAGGGGACGCGGGAGCAGATGGTCACGCCTTTTACGGACAACCGCTGGAACGAAACCTACTACCGTTCAACCATGATCATCGGGCTGGCTCCCGGCGGTAAGGTCAGTATCTGGCTGGGGGACCGGGGCAATGCAGTGGTGCCCCAGACGGACGCAGAGATAACCACCGTGTCCGGGGAGCAGATGAGGATGTGCAGGGGAGTGACCAAATATCCTGATGGCTATGTTTACTATGGGGATACACCTGATTTTATCAAAGATAAAACCTACCCCTACGGCAGCTGGTGA
- a CDS encoding DUF2931 family protein: MYGYRKALMIFTCLVLGGCTAGQSPSAGGTTAWGYKKLPYAEWKFLFIYPRALPALATRALMVDAEGYKTTYQYIDATRPSMVSVGRWNDHLGVTQSYYNKGRALPLMLRFCWDSVIDKKSYETLVIFRQGTREQMVTLYTDSYRPDEKYYRDTMIIGLAPGGRVSVWLDNLGDPVVPQTDAEITTVSGEQMRMCRGVTNSDFTYGYDQDIRNFIKDKIYPYGSW, encoded by the coding sequence ATGTACGGATACCGGAAAGCACTGATGATTTTTACCTGCCTGGTCCTGGGCGGCTGTACCGCAGGACAGTCCCCGTCAGCCGGCGGCACGACGGCGTGGGGCTATAAAAAACTGCCCTACGCCGAATGGAAGTTCCTGTTTATCTATCCCCGGGCGCTGCCGGCGCTGGCCACCCGGGCGCTGATGGTGGACGCGGAGGGATACAAAACCACCTATCAGTATATTGATGCCACAAGGCCGAGCATGGTCAGCGTGGGACGCTGGAATGACCATCTGGGCGTGACACAATCCTATTACAACAAGGGCAGGGCGCTGCCGTTGATGCTGCGGTTCTGCTGGGACTCGGTCATTGATAAAAAGAGCTACGAAACGCTGGTGATCTTCAGGCAGGGCACCCGGGAGCAGATGGTGACACTGTATACGGACAGTTACCGTCCGGATGAGAAATATTACCGCGATACGATGATTATCGGGCTGGCTCCCGGCGGTAGGGTCAGTGTCTGGCTGGATAATCTTGGCGACCCGGTGGTGCCCCAGACGGATGCAGAGATAACCACCGTGTCCGGTGAGCAGATGAGGATGTGCCGGGGGGTGACCAACAGTGATTTTACATACGGGTACGATCAGGACATCAGGAATTTTATCAAAGATAAAATCTACCCCTACGGCAGTTGGTGA
- a CDS encoding PAAR domain-containing protein has translation MSKGFVLLGDKTTHGGAVISASSTMVVNGKKVALVGDKVSCPKDGHGTNTIIEGSTEWSSDGRAIVVDGCKCQCGCQVISSTPACSVG, from the coding sequence ATGTCTAAAGGCTTCGTTTTACTTGGTGATAAAACCACACATGGTGGTGCTGTTATTTCCGCGTCATCCACCATGGTTGTTAACGGTAAAAAAGTCGCTTTGGTGGGAGATAAGGTGAGCTGTCCGAAGGATGGTCACGGTACCAACACTATAATTGAAGGCTCAACGGAATGGTCGTCTGACGGTAGGGCCATTGTTGTCGACGGCTGTAAATGTCAGTGCGGATGTCAGGTGATCTCCAGTACACCAGCGTGTTCAGTAGGATAA
- a CDS encoding type VI secretion protein encodes MGWKRTKVVITELSPEPSLIRWAVCGVFMAIAGIALFMFHTSGIVKVVSKFNIWWVSLSPFGTWLLFCCLRGWFWGKEVDKHEFMKKEIEFAQKKWEAWAERYLAIPASCIFLPDKITVAYLHDNFPQQYGLIRKINYLPDTISPAYSAVEVLLKGINDALRQLPSNLRLKVTLLTDLPMDGLTESFSAAWISLFPQRAVPEDIAITRAFSMSLVEERLKQSVLTVDLLLVMQLRGGETYSDGLAALLLTSDDVAQKYRLPHAARLLRPMPLNMDTFDEDFTLFLDTQTVACRTTCVLGDSRNWEEVAAQLMTIGRAHDAAWEPAERNMLERWCGIPGPAAAWLLTALAADLVALHNNTSLLTLFSSGEERFISTVTAGNEDEHIG; translated from the coding sequence ATGGGCTGGAAAAGAACGAAAGTCGTAATAACAGAGTTATCACCAGAACCATCCTTGATTCGCTGGGCTGTATGCGGCGTATTTATGGCGATTGCTGGAATAGCATTATTCATGTTCCATACTTCCGGCATAGTGAAAGTAGTGTCTAAGTTTAATATCTGGTGGGTTTCCTTGTCACCGTTCGGAACATGGTTATTATTTTGCTGTCTTCGTGGTTGGTTTTGGGGAAAGGAAGTTGATAAGCATGAATTTATGAAGAAAGAGATTGAGTTTGCTCAGAAAAAATGGGAGGCCTGGGCTGAGCGGTATTTAGCGATCCCCGCTAGTTGCATTTTTTTACCCGATAAAATAACAGTTGCATACCTGCACGATAATTTCCCGCAGCAGTATGGTCTCATCAGAAAAATAAACTATCTGCCTGACACTATCTCCCCGGCATACAGCGCTGTGGAGGTTCTGCTTAAAGGGATAAACGATGCCCTGCGTCAGCTTCCTTCGAATCTCCGGTTAAAAGTCACGCTACTCACGGATTTGCCGATGGACGGGTTAACTGAATCTTTTTCCGCAGCATGGATATCTTTGTTTCCACAACGTGCTGTACCAGAAGATATTGCCATTACTCGCGCCTTTTCCATGAGCCTGGTAGAAGAACGTCTGAAGCAGTCAGTTCTGACAGTGGATTTGCTGCTGGTCATGCAACTGCGTGGAGGGGAAACATATTCTGACGGACTGGCCGCGCTGTTACTGACCAGCGATGACGTGGCACAAAAATACCGGCTGCCGCACGCTGCCCGCCTGCTGCGCCCGATGCCGCTCAATATGGATACGTTCGACGAGGATTTTACGCTATTCCTCGACACCCAGACGGTGGCCTGCCGCACAACGTGTGTGCTGGGCGACAGTCGCAACTGGGAAGAAGTGGCCGCGCAGCTGATGACCATCGGGCGCGCCCATGATGCAGCCTGGGAGCCTGCTGAACGTAATATGCTGGAACGATGGTGCGGTATCCCGGGACCCGCAGCTGCCTGGCTGCTGACGGCACTGGCGGCCGATCTGGTCGCTCTGCATAACAACACCTCCCTTCTGACGTTGTTCTCCTCCGGGGAAGAGCGCTTTATCAGTACCGTCACCGCAGGGAATGAAGATGAACACATCGGTTAA
- a CDS encoding ImcF-related family protein: MNTSVNLFGRLGLVGIVLAGVTVFWWLIVRYGARVGIETRSEQILALGVICLGLAFIRYLSAIKKYMQELAHRRKVRQDNGLPEDEFRLVQTPPHNVIVTDIRQVLRHQYGRLWSRNIRILLVTGRIPDVEQLTPGLTEQLWQEDQGTLLLWGGDPAQPEDQAWFTALRRLRHRPADALIWVTGSLSGDKAASLTDDALDSLSRAISARYECLGWRLPLFVWSLKAPVEGSAGRITQPVGCLLPSECRPDTLNTQLQALIPGLVEQGIQQVCAAPEHHFLLSLAERLTHDLPAVSGPLSALLNPYRPLPLAGVVFSSATSGGARTVKHHWGMDNRWNVLPDSMKTLPAGLCPRRPGFNWYRALSVTIAALMALWFAGMIVAFFGNRSLVAGAQEQVRQAQDSKTSLSGCLYALATLQKTLARLQYREAHGTPWYLHAGMNQNADLLAAVLPRYGESALPLLRDAAAEHLQQQLGTFVKLPPDSPQRSRKAKMAYDQLKLYLMLAHPKRMDAVWFSSTLMREWPRRTGVAEAFWQVNGPALLSFYAAQSVAYPQWRLSPDDGLISQSRTLLVRQMGVQNSDSTLYQKMLAQVAHQFADMRLADMTGDTDANQLFSTDETVPGMFTRQAWEDAVQPAIEQVAKGKREEMDWVLTDGSRASPPQASPEAVKQRLMARYFADFSGAWLDFLNSLRLRKAETLTDAIDQLTLMADVRQSPLVALMNTLNVQGRTGQTGEAMTDSLVKSAKNLLAHDRQPAIDQGAVAHGPLDATFGPVLALMDNQTGSSAALSLQTFLTRVTQVRLRLQQVTNAPDPQAMTRTLAQTVFQGKAVDLTATRDYGSLMAAGLGQEWSGFGQTVFVRPMEQAWQQVLNPAADSLNARWRTAVVDDWNSAFSGRYPFNDVSSDASLPLLAKYLNTDSGRITRFLQSSLNGVLHREGSRWVPDSINAQGLTFNPAFLKAINTLSQIADVAFPNGEAGLHFDLRPGTAAGVMQTDLIIDSKKLVYVNQMPVWTRFTWPADTEAPGASLRWISTQAGTRQYADLPGNWGFIRLLDRAKREAYPGTTSSWSLRWEAPDGRELHYTLRSEAGEGPLALLALRNFSLPETIFSVNAPLLPPPADADFLQPPDAIEGVD; encoded by the coding sequence ATGAACACATCGGTTAATCTGTTTGGCCGCCTTGGTCTAGTCGGGATCGTACTTGCTGGCGTGACCGTGTTCTGGTGGCTGATTGTCCGCTACGGCGCCCGGGTAGGGATCGAGACCCGCAGCGAGCAAATCCTTGCGCTGGGTGTTATCTGCCTTGGGCTGGCGTTTATCCGCTATCTGTCTGCCATCAAAAAATATATGCAGGAGCTGGCCCACCGCCGCAAGGTACGTCAGGACAATGGCTTACCAGAGGATGAATTCCGGCTGGTACAGACACCGCCGCATAACGTTATCGTTACTGACATTCGCCAGGTGCTGCGCCATCAGTATGGCCGACTTTGGTCCCGTAATATTCGCATTCTGCTGGTCACCGGACGTATTCCGGACGTAGAACAACTGACACCTGGACTCACTGAGCAACTCTGGCAGGAAGATCAGGGAACCCTGCTGCTCTGGGGCGGTGATCCGGCACAGCCGGAGGATCAGGCCTGGTTTACGGCGCTGCGTCGTCTGCGCCACCGCCCGGCTGATGCGCTTATCTGGGTGACCGGATCCCTGAGCGGGGATAAAGCCGCCTCTCTGACGGACGATGCGCTGGACAGCCTTTCCCGTGCCATCAGTGCACGCTATGAATGTCTTGGCTGGCGGCTGCCTCTTTTCGTCTGGTCATTGAAGGCTCCGGTCGAAGGCAGTGCCGGGCGTATCACCCAACCGGTGGGATGTCTGCTGCCGTCAGAATGCCGGCCGGATACATTGAACACACAGCTTCAGGCACTGATCCCGGGGCTGGTAGAGCAAGGGATACAACAGGTATGTGCCGCGCCGGAGCACCACTTTCTGTTGTCGCTTGCCGAAAGACTCACTCATGACTTGCCTGCTGTCAGCGGGCCGCTGTCCGCACTACTGAATCCGTACCGGCCGCTGCCGCTGGCAGGCGTGGTTTTTAGTTCGGCAACCTCCGGTGGCGCACGTACCGTGAAGCACCACTGGGGCATGGATAACCGCTGGAACGTGCTGCCTGATTCGATGAAGACACTGCCCGCCGGGCTGTGTCCGCGCAGACCGGGATTCAACTGGTATCGGGCGCTGTCGGTCACTATCGCGGCGTTAATGGCGCTGTGGTTCGCGGGGATGATTGTCGCTTTCTTTGGTAACCGCAGCCTGGTTGCCGGGGCACAGGAACAGGTCCGGCAGGCACAGGACAGCAAGACATCGCTGTCCGGATGCCTGTACGCGCTGGCAACGTTGCAGAAAACCCTCGCCCGGTTGCAGTATCGCGAAGCGCACGGCACTCCCTGGTATCTGCATGCCGGGATGAACCAGAACGCAGACCTGCTGGCGGCTGTGCTGCCCCGTTACGGGGAAAGTGCTTTACCCCTTCTGCGTGATGCCGCCGCTGAGCATCTTCAGCAACAACTGGGAACGTTTGTGAAGTTACCGCCGGACAGCCCGCAGCGCAGCCGGAAGGCAAAAATGGCGTATGACCAGCTCAAGCTGTACCTGATGCTGGCGCATCCGAAGCGCATGGACGCCGTCTGGTTCAGCAGCACGCTGATGCGCGAGTGGCCCCGGCGTACCGGCGTGGCGGAGGCTTTCTGGCAGGTTAATGGCCCGGCACTGCTGTCATTTTATGCCGCGCAGTCCGTTGCATATCCGCAGTGGCGACTGTCGCCCGATGACGGGCTCATCAGCCAGAGCCGTACTCTGCTGGTCCGCCAGATGGGCGTTCAGAACAGCGATTCCACCCTGTACCAGAAAATGCTCGCACAGGTCGCGCACCAGTTCGCCGACATGCGCCTGGCGGACATGACCGGTGATACGGATGCGAACCAGTTGTTCTCCACTGATGAGACAGTACCAGGGATGTTTACCCGCCAGGCGTGGGAAGATGCCGTTCAACCGGCCATTGAACAGGTAGCAAAAGGGAAGCGCGAAGAGATGGACTGGGTCCTGACAGACGGCTCCCGGGCATCGCCGCCGCAGGCCTCACCGGAGGCGGTGAAACAGCGCCTGATGGCGCGCTATTTTGCAGACTTCAGCGGAGCCTGGCTTGATTTCCTTAACAGCCTGCGGCTTCGAAAAGCGGAAACACTGACCGATGCCATTGATCAATTGACCCTGATGGCCGACGTGCGTCAGTCCCCCCTGGTTGCGCTGATGAACACGCTGAACGTCCAGGGGCGCACGGGTCAGACAGGTGAGGCAATGACCGACTCACTGGTCAAATCGGCGAAAAATCTGCTTGCCCATGACAGGCAACCGGCGATTGACCAGGGGGCTGTTGCGCACGGGCCGCTCGATGCCACCTTCGGCCCCGTACTGGCCTTGATGGATAATCAGACCGGCAGCAGCGCAGCGCTGAGCCTGCAAACCTTCCTGACCCGCGTAACCCAGGTTCGCCTGCGCCTGCAACAGGTCACCAACGCTCCGGACCCCCAGGCCATGACCCGGACGCTGGCGCAAACCGTGTTTCAGGGCAAGGCCGTGGATTTAACCGCTACCCGGGACTATGGCAGCCTGATGGCAGCCGGGCTCGGTCAGGAGTGGAGCGGATTCGGGCAGACGGTGTTTGTCCGTCCAATGGAGCAGGCCTGGCAGCAGGTACTGAATCCCGCAGCAGACAGCCTCAATGCCCGGTGGCGTACTGCCGTCGTGGATGACTGGAACAGTGCATTTTCAGGCCGTTATCCGTTTAACGATGTCAGCAGCGATGCCTCGCTCCCACTGCTGGCAAAATACCTTAACACTGACTCCGGGCGCATCACCCGCTTCCTGCAATCCAGTCTGAACGGTGTGCTGCACCGGGAAGGCAGTCGCTGGGTACCGGACAGCATTAACGCCCAGGGGCTGACGTTCAATCCGGCATTTCTGAAAGCCATTAACACCCTGAGTCAGATAGCCGACGTGGCGTTCCCCAATGGTGAAGCGGGTCTGCACTTTGACCTGCGCCCTGGAACTGCGGCGGGCGTCATGCAGACCGACCTGATTATTGATAGCAAGAAGCTGGTTTACGTTAACCAGATGCCCGTCTGGACGCGTTTCACCTGGCCTGCCGACACGGAAGCGCCGGGAGCCAGCTTACGCTGGATAAGTACGCAGGCCGGTACCCGACAGTATGCTGACCTGCCCGGCAACTGGGGCTTTATCCGCCTGCTGGACAGGGCTAAACGTGAGGCGTATCCAGGCACGACCAGTAGCTGGAGCCTGCGCTGGGAAGCGCCGGATGGACGCGAGCTTCACTACACCCTGCGTAGCGAAGCCGGTGAGGGGCCTCTGGCGCTGCTCGCGCTGCGTAACTTCTCCCTGCCGGAGACAATTTTCAGCGTGAATGCCCCTCTGCTCCCGCCACCCGCCGACGCTGATTTCCTGCAACCCCCCGACGCCATTGAAGGAGTTGACTAA